The genome window gaacacctgtttggaacatcacacaggtgaacaggctaattgggaacaagtgggttccatgattgggtacaagtgaacaagtgcgtgagaaaatagttgaacagtttaaggacaatgttcctcaatgtacaattgcaaggaatttagggatttcatcatctacggtccataatatcatcaaaagtttcagagaatctggagaaatcgctgcatgtgagcggcaaggcccaaaaccaatattgaatgcccgtgaccttcgtgCCCTCAGGCGgcagtgcatcaaaaaccgacatcaatgcgtaaaggatatcaccacatgggctcaggatcacttcagaaaaccaatgtcagtaaatacagttcggtatACATCCGTAagagcaacttgaaactctactatgcaaagcaaaagccatttatcaacaacacccagaaacgccaccggcttctctgggcccgagctcatctaaaacggactgatgaaaagtggaaaagtgttctgtggtccgacgagtccacattccaaattgtttttggaaattgtggacgtcgtgtcctccaggccaaacaggaaaagaatcatccggactgttatggacgcaaagttcaaaagccagcatctgtgatggtatgggactgtgttagtgccaatggcatgggtaacttacacctctgtgaaggcaccattaatgctgaaaggtacataaaggttttggagaaacatatgctgccatccaagcaacgtctttttcattgaTGCCCCTgcctatttcagcaagacaatgccaaaccacattctggacgtgttacaacagcgcggcttcatagtaaaagagtgcgggtactagactggcctgtctgcagtccagacctgtctcccattgaaaatgtgtggcgcattatgaagcgtaaaatacgacaacggagaccccggactgttgaacagctgaagctgtacatcaaggaagaatgggaaagaattccacctacaaagcttcaacaattagtgtcctcagttcccaaatgttttttaatgttgttaaaagaaaaggtgatgtaacacagtggtaaacatgaccctgtcccagttttctTGGAACGTGtcggagccataaaattctaagttaatgattatttgctaaaaacaataaagttgatcagtttgaacattaaatatcttgtctttgtagggtattcaattaaatataggtcgaacatgattagcaaatcattgtattctgtttttatttctgtttaacataatgtcccaatttcattggaattggggttgtaaaatacaCGTTACACATAACGGttgttttgtctttatgtgccctgcgatggacTGGCGACCAGGCCAGGGTTTGGCCTCTTGCCCAAACCTCAACTGTGACCCTAATTAGGAtcagcgctatagaaaatggatggatgttacatcaacatttatttatttatttatgttgttgttgtttttttaaacgcatCTACCTAGGACTGGCCTGGCCTTTCTAtcagtttaaaaaatgaatgtggCTCTTCAGCCCAGTTTGCTCACCCTTGTTCTCGACCGCCTCAAAGGGTgaaatgatatttttgttttttaatataccaTGTTTTGGGTTTGAACTGTAATCTAATCCAAATATGTCTCATCAAGGATCAGTAAATAATGGAAAGTGTATTGTTTATTACCCAACTTGAGCAGAGTAAACAGGCAGGCTTCTGTCACTTCGCTGTTTTGGCACTGATCCAAGGTTTTGTGGGTCTGTGGGGGAGGTTCCAGCAAACTCTCAGTGATGGTCCTCGCCTCATAAGGGAGAATGTTTGACCTGGCTgtggacacacatgcacaatttaatttggggagattttttttataatgtgttcaatgaattgatttctacatTGAATCAGAGGGTTTCATgcccgctgttcacatatttatcaATGGCAAACGTCTGACATTCACCAACACGTGTCCGCGCCCAGTATGTCTGCCTCtgccctgatcaaattcactTAAATCGCTCTAGACCAGCGGTCCAACTACCGTGCAAAAAGTGAAAGGTGGTCTGAGCAGGTGTAAATTTAgactgactttctgccaccaaattgtcacaatTGAACACTCACTTTTTGTCAATCAACACACCATGTGACCATTTGGTGACGACATGCGAACACTTCGTTAGTATTGGACAGAGGTGAAAAGAAGTACTTACACGCTGTCCTTAAGTAGATGTACAGGTAGCctacttgtgtttaaaaaaaaaaagtactgattcctttacttaagtaaaagcaaaaaaagtgcACTCTAAAATGTACTCGAATACaaaggttaaaaaatatataaattctcCTGTCAATTATAAACGTCACCCATTTTCATAACTTggcacagccaaaacaaaatacatctcTGCAGACAAAATAGCTTCCCTATGTATTAACTTTCGTAGTGCTCCTCTACTGTattgagaagggggggggggaaaaatatttCTAGCGTTGGCTGAGGCCTTATGCCATATTTTTAcgttgtgtttctttttttgcagataagcagaagcaaagcaaagtCTGAGTCAGACACGTTGTATCCAAATCTTAAAATGACCTCAAGTGAGAGTGTAAGCTTCCCcctccgcacacacacacattcacacatgaaATCTGTATTACATCTGTAATTTCCACTCTGAACACATCTGCTCGCTAAATGTTAATTGAAACAAACTGTGGCACACGTAGGAGTCGTTATGAGTCCGCTGCCGATGATACGTGCGTCACATGACTGCCGCGTTATTGTGTCAAGTTGAAAATGTGCTGGATGTGGTTTGCGTTTTCAGTTGCTGGGATGTGCATGAGCAGAAATAATGACTCTTTGAAAGTCAGCAAGCAGACATCACAACTGCTTTGGAGTGTCCTCCTTCTAAAGTAATAAGAAAGAATGAATATACATGTAATGCATTTTCAATTTTAACCTGACTCAgagtgtttttgttatttttagatTACTGTATGCTGTACATTTGCAGTAAAGGAAGGAGTGAGAGGATGTCTGCAACAGGCAAGCAACAGACCTTAAGTGGATGGTTTTAAAATGAGCGTAAGTGTATGAAACATTGCATCTACACACCCGTTTTGTATGATTTGCGTTTGGCCATCCAGCACATCAGCCCTAAAACAACAAGTATGATCAGTACGGTCAGCACAAAGCCGAGCCACAAGCCTGCAGGTAAAATCCACGGGCAGCCTGCAAAAACAAAGATAGACATACTGTTAGATAGGACTTGGCAATATGGTCTTaagataaaacacaaaaatcaaaatTCTGATCATAAATTTATAAAAGTGTGGTTCCTTGGGACAGAAACTGCGGCCTGgccattttttgtcttgagatgtGAGAGTCAAGTGCGATTCAGAACCCCACCACCAGATGGCGGAAGAACACTTCACATTGGGCCACCATCAGctcacattggtttccttgcagtgaaAGAACAATACCGGTCGCTGGTGGTCATGCACCATTAAACTGGTTTGCCAACCACTTAAAAGATCCAACAGAAGAAGAAGGATGAGTCACAAGTCgtgttttgtgctcacattttGCATGTTTGCAAGTTAGgtggagagcaaatgttattattgtgttttcagACAGTACAAGGTTGTTAAGTGCAATTTatgtaaaaactttttttaataaagggatgggttttttttgggggtgggctGGAACGAATTAATTGCATTGctattcatttcaacggggaaagagGATTTGCGGTGTGAGTGTTTTGAGATATGTATTAAGTAGTAAttagaaatgcatattggtcaagctcccccactttaaaaaaaaaataacttaaccTCAAGCTGAtaatgtacatgcaaacagcaaaatatgtgagctgACAGACAAGGTGGACTGGCCTGGTCTTTCTATcagtttaaaaaatgaacattaaaaaacattttatgagcacatggtggacctttatttagcaacatgattcagttaGCAAACCGActgtactgtttaaaaaaaatgcatttctaaattttcgattttttttattttttattgatttttatttatttttaatcttatcAGTTGATGTTGcactatgacagagtggacatgttaagcttGACACTATCCAACAGCACAcataatatgatgaaaatatgAACCGTATgtaattcaaatatttactctgCAACTAGCCACAGTTTCAGGCAGCCGCCATTGAagaaagataaaataaatacaagttgtaatgtcactgaaaacataaaatagaaaaaaacaaaaatctattaaccgtgcaggcaatgttttaagtaagattttaacattattaactgtCATGCTGTCAATattaagacaaaacaaaacactttcccTTAACCTTCTCAACAACACACTTTGTTAAGCTTGCTCCTTCTTTTGAAATAAGTGTCGCAAAAaaagctacacacacacacacacacacacacacacacacacaaacctgtgCTTTGCCGGCTTGTTGTACTGAGCCAATTTAGTAACAGCTTGTATAATTTCATATGGCAAATAAAACACCACGTCATTGGTAAGATAATAAAAACGCTTCCTTCCTGGTCCCAGTCTATCAGTACAGATGAGAGATTGGAAAATGTCAGTGTATATCAAAATGTAACCCACCAGATTGGAACTCCCCACAGTTGGCGTCAGTGGTCGAGGTTCCTGGCGTTTTCAGCACTCGACCCAAGTCCTCACATCTGTCAGCAACAACACACAATGTCAAACAAATATCCTCATATCGTCTCTGGTTAAAGCCTCGAAAGAAAAGCGGATTTGCGAgtgaaaatttgcattttgcgcctcataaaaacacattgaaaattcCACTCCCTCCGTCTGCGACCCATCAAGTCCCACCATTCTTTCTCGGAAGACGGAATGCATTATGGGATATCACGACTCGGTGAGGGACCATTGGTTGTCCACTACTTTTTGACGCACTCCCGGTCCGGGGGCACAAAAAATCTTTACCCAGTGACTCATGTTAAAAGTTTGACGCACTGCCCGTCAATTAGCGACAGTGACGTCGGGTCCATGGTGGGAGGCTTGTCGTATGTAAAGGACTCTTAAAATTTTGGTCAATGAGACAAttggaaaatccatccatccattttccattccacTTATCCTTACTAGTGTCGCGGGACgattggaaaatggatgcaatATGAAGTAATACAGTGCAGTCACTTCAGGCAACACCTTTTGAGAGGAGACCATACCATCAGACGAGCAGAACCTCGACATCAGATAGAATTTTAGACAGACTGAGGGAGACAACGCACGCTCCTTGGCTAATGACAACAACTGAAAAGAGAACACACAAAAGATGTTCGACCTGGTGTGTGTTTGGCAGGCCGAGTGGGCGTTGGACACGTTGCTGTAAGTTCCATTTACACACGGAGCGCAGATCGTATCGTTGGCCCTGCTGGCTGTAACAAAGTACATGGTATTTTCACATGTGGAAATAGAACTTAGCGCATACACGAGTATATGGTCAGCCTACTTTGAACTTTGACCCCTGAACCCAAAGGGCAGGAGGTAGCGCGCATGCAGTGGTCGCAGGGATCGCCGTTGCAGAAGAAGCCCAACGCACACTTGCACACCGTGTCCTGGTCAGCCGCGCACGCCTTCTCCGTCATCTGGTTGTTGCCTGCAGCACAGGGAGCGAGACGGGCTCAGTCTAAAGATATTTGCCACTTTGTATCATTGTCTTTCCTATTTTGGTTTCAACGTAACTGTTGACAACCACGTCGTTAACCAATCATCTCTTCTTGACTTTGTCAAAGAAGCCGTGGCGCTGCTGGCTTGAACGACGCGCTGTGCGATGCCCCTCGACGGCGTCCCCTTGGCCGATCGTCATCGGCGGGCGGATGAAAAATTTTCAGCGATCAAAACCGTTCCAAAAAACAATGGGTGGTTCATTTTGATATGTCCCTTTAGGACCTGGGGTCACTTAGTCTGAGTGTGAGCGTcaggccgacagcagctccttgcgagtgtccTCATTTTGTATCAGTGCGTTGGGCTATTTGTCCCGTTCTATAAGTAGTTGAAAGTTCATCGGTGACTGTGGCGCTCCTTGCCCACATTTCTTCCCCCCGACTTCACTCGGGTAGTGGCGTAGCTGAACCTGGCTGGTAACTAAAATGTTGCCcctcaacacaaagcaaaaaaaattcacCAAACGATAAGTCATAGTAACGAACTACATTATACATGCACTTCAATGACTGCTAATTGCAGTTCCTCCGAACCAATCAGACCCGTTGGAGTTCTCGGTTTCGCACTGTATAAAGAATGAGCACTTTCAAAACGAGCTGGGAGAAAACCAATCCGCTATGTGTGCAGAGCAGCACTGaagataaaaatgaaaaaaactcaaattgtttttgagtaAAGAACCAGATGTCGGCATTGCTGATAATTATGGGTGAATCCTCCTGTGGAAGTTCAATATAACCACACTATAGATAATTAATCATCTTTTGCGCTGCTTCATATGGGTGAACAAAGTAAACTAATTTCTGGCCTTTTCTTGTGACTTTAGTTCAAGTGTTGGCCAATAGTTGAAGTTGCACATTCCCAGTTTATATTTTTGATCATGACACACATGATTATCTTTGTAAGTCAGCCAGTAAGTGTTCTATTTATGTAgcagtttttaaaaacacatgatCACAAAGTTCTTCACAGACACATGACAGGAAGGTTGAGAcagattaaaaaacacaaacatggcGACAACATAGACAATAATGCAGACGTGACACCAAGGGGAAATCAAACTGGtgtaaaatgatcaaaacaataAGGACAGAGCGTGGGAACGAAAGGGGGGTCTAACGAAAGGCTTGACATTATAATGGAGTTTTTAGGTGTTGTTTGAAACAGACCGAGGATTAGGTAGATCTAACAGATTCAG of Phycodurus eques isolate BA_2022a chromosome 4, UOR_Pequ_1.1, whole genome shotgun sequence contains these proteins:
- the LOC133401424 gene encoding tumor necrosis factor receptor superfamily member 5 isoform X1, whose protein sequence is MAEAKCTAENLYLSKAGRCCDRCPPGSFVRADCDHARKTQCDNCGHGLYTATRNHLTRCRVCKSCSASNNQMTEKACAADQDTVCKCALGFFCNGDPCDHCMRATSCPLGSGVKVQTSRANDTICAPCVNGTYSNVSNAHSACQTHTRCEDLGRVLKTPGTSTTDANCGEFQSGCPWILPAGLWLGFVLTVLIILVVLGLMCWMAKRKSYKTARSNILPYEARTITESLLEPPPQTHKTLDQCQNSEVTEACLFTLLKLDESAVISGRDHSMDFPLALMSNNPSDHHNGTQVYHRSHSEPQEDEWCGT
- the LOC133401424 gene encoding tumor necrosis factor receptor superfamily member 5 isoform X2, which encodes MAEAKCTAENLYLSKAGRCCDRCPPGSFVRADCDHARKTQCDNCGHGLYTATRNHLTRCRVCKSCSASNNQMTEKACAADQDTVCKCALGFFCNGDPCDHCMRATSCPLGSGVKVQTSRANDTICAPCVNGTYSNVSNAHSACQTHTRCEDLGRVLKTPGTSTTDANCGEFQSGLMCWMAKRKSYKTARSNILPYEARTITESLLEPPPQTHKTLDQCQNSEVTEACLFTLLKLDESAVISGRDHSMDFPLALMSNNPSDHHNGTQVYHRSHSEPQEDEWCGT